The following coding sequences are from one Desulfosporosinus orientis DSM 765 window:
- a CDS encoding enoyl-CoA hydratase/isomerase family protein, which yields MNGLQLLTVDIKDHIACVTMNRPPVNALNNELAKELSAAFLNLKNDPEVRVIVITSSRKVFVAGADIVMMKGIIETKALGEMLDFDRRLQFANSILEDMPKPTIAVINGHSMGGGTELALFCDFRFIAETATIGLPEINLGLLPGSGGIQKIVRLIGRTKALRLMLQGNALSAQEAFNLGLVEEVCAAENLMDSAMQLARNLAQRAPVAVAEIKKCVNAALELERDSSLAYDVRGLGKLFVTEDAGEGLKAFLEKRPAVFKGF from the coding sequence ATGAATGGACTTCAGTTATTAACCGTAGATATTAAAGACCACATTGCATGCGTAACCATGAATAGACCTCCTGTCAATGCCCTAAACAATGAATTGGCCAAGGAACTATCAGCGGCATTCTTGAATCTGAAAAATGATCCAGAAGTAAGGGTTATCGTAATTACAAGTTCGCGGAAGGTTTTTGTAGCTGGTGCTGACATTGTCATGATGAAGGGGATTATAGAAACTAAGGCCCTTGGTGAGATGTTGGATTTTGATCGGCGGCTCCAGTTTGCCAATTCAATACTGGAAGATATGCCTAAGCCGACGATTGCGGTAATTAACGGCCACTCGATGGGCGGTGGCACTGAACTCGCCCTCTTTTGCGACTTTCGATTTATTGCAGAAACAGCAACAATAGGATTGCCGGAGATAAATCTAGGGTTGTTGCCAGGCTCAGGAGGTATTCAAAAGATTGTTCGGCTGATCGGTAGAACGAAGGCGCTCCGTTTAATGTTACAGGGCAATGCTCTCTCTGCTCAGGAAGCCTTTAATCTGGGGTTAGTAGAAGAAGTTTGCGCAGCGGAAAACTTGATGGATTCGGCCATGCAGTTAGCACGGAATTTGGCTCAGCGAGCACCAGTCGCCGTTGCCGAAATCAAGAAGTGTGTGAACGCTGCCTTGGAACTGGAACGAGATTCTAGTTTAGCTTATGACGTTCGTGGCTTAGGTAAGTTGTTTGTGACGGAAGATGCGGGAGAAGGACTAAAGGCTTTTCTTGAAAAACGACCTGCCGTGTTCAAAGGCTTTTAG
- a CDS encoding SDR family NAD(P)-dependent oxidoreductase → MRLDGKNIIVTGAGSGIGKAIALMCASYGADVSAADLNSEALKLTQVEIEKLGRKCMAVTTDVTNFESVTAMVKQTQDSLGQIDTLINCVGWDIIEPFWKNPIEYWDKVIDINYKSVVYCSRAVLDGMMENKAGKIINISSDAGRGGSSGETVYAGAKGGVIAFTKSLAREVARYNILVNCVCPGPTNTPLYQGQPEKMRQALEKAIPLKRVAEPEEVAGAAVFFASDLASFITGQIISVSGGLTLYG, encoded by the coding sequence ATGCGGTTAGATGGTAAGAACATTATTGTTACAGGGGCTGGCTCAGGTATTGGTAAGGCGATCGCTTTAATGTGTGCTTCTTATGGTGCGGATGTAAGCGCAGCCGACCTAAACTCAGAAGCCTTGAAGTTAACCCAAGTCGAGATTGAAAAACTAGGGCGAAAATGTATGGCTGTAACTACGGATGTTACAAATTTTGAGTCCGTAACAGCGATGGTTAAACAAACCCAAGATAGTCTTGGGCAGATTGATACTTTAATAAATTGCGTTGGTTGGGATATCATTGAGCCATTTTGGAAGAATCCTATAGAATACTGGGATAAAGTAATTGATATCAACTATAAATCAGTCGTTTATTGCTCTCGAGCTGTGCTTGACGGCATGATGGAGAACAAAGCTGGGAAGATCATCAACATTTCTAGTGACGCTGGCAGGGGCGGCAGCAGTGGAGAAACAGTTTACGCGGGTGCCAAAGGAGGGGTCATTGCCTTTACTAAGTCACTGGCTCGTGAAGTTGCTAGATATAACATTTTAGTAAACTGTGTTTGTCCTGGTCCGACAAATACCCCCTTATACCAAGGACAACCAGAAAAAATGAGGCAAGCTTTAGAAAAGGCAATCCCATTGAAACGGGTTGCTGAACCAGAAGAGGTTGCGGGAGCAGCGGTATTCTTTGCTTCCGATTTAGCCAGCTTTATTACGGGTCAAATAATAAGTGTAAGTGGTGGATTGACACTATACGGTTAA
- a CDS encoding acyl CoA--acetate/3-ketoacid CoA transferase subunit alpha has protein sequence MNSQFAEMLSEEGNNKIIPLEQAVRHFIKPGMDLHFAFAHSRAHAVVMEIVRQFRQKPMKFTITATGILEYGIMLSWAGLVDKMVAGFIGDTYPSPAPNRFLQQAFKKREIAYECWTNLTATLGLLAGALNLPYIGTKSLLGSDLLKENPNSFRVMTDPFSGKETVVVRALNPDVAIVHGLVADAYGNTVIGPPFGENMWGAYAAKQGVIVTVEKIVSTSEIRKLSNYVKVPGHLVKSISVVPFGAHPQGMSVEGIPTLQDLGYSEDYETRRRFRAAASSAEALDVWMKEWVINTTHQSYLEKIGNSRLEKLRYAINSSKNASCDSDAAADVVEEEESATSSELLIINASRVIREKVSSGGFSTLLAGIGTAHLASWLAKYLDKDRLFQWELLTETGFYGYYPKLGDSYIFNYANIPTSKMQSHFLDILGCIVGSDDSRCLGLLGAAQVDQFGNINSTKIPEKNLFLTSGGGSNDVATTAGEVIIVITHSPKRMVSKVSFVTGNGDKVRTIVTDKGILQRSSVHETFKLTGCFVPKGKSLETAINEAKMECGWDLNVSDKVIVIPAPSREELKCLRALDPKSDIIK, from the coding sequence TTGAATAGCCAATTTGCTGAAATGCTTAGCGAAGAGGGTAATAACAAAATTATTCCTCTAGAACAAGCGGTGAGACACTTTATTAAACCCGGAATGGATTTGCATTTTGCCTTTGCCCATTCAAGGGCACATGCTGTAGTTATGGAAATCGTAAGGCAGTTTCGCCAAAAACCCATGAAATTTACTATAACGGCGACGGGAATACTGGAGTACGGAATTATGTTATCATGGGCGGGGCTCGTTGACAAAATGGTAGCGGGGTTTATTGGGGATACATACCCATCACCTGCACCCAATCGTTTTCTTCAGCAGGCCTTTAAAAAGCGTGAGATTGCCTATGAATGTTGGACAAATCTAACGGCAACCTTAGGGCTTTTGGCAGGTGCTCTGAATTTACCATATATAGGAACAAAATCTTTACTTGGAAGTGATCTGCTGAAAGAAAACCCTAATTCCTTTCGAGTTATGACCGATCCTTTTTCGGGTAAGGAAACAGTCGTTGTAAGAGCTTTGAACCCTGACGTGGCTATTGTTCATGGGCTAGTAGCTGACGCCTACGGAAACACAGTGATTGGTCCTCCATTTGGTGAAAATATGTGGGGAGCTTACGCTGCTAAACAGGGTGTTATTGTCACTGTAGAAAAAATTGTCTCAACCTCGGAAATTCGTAAATTAAGTAACTATGTAAAGGTTCCAGGTCATTTAGTTAAAAGCATATCCGTAGTCCCTTTTGGAGCTCATCCGCAAGGGATGTCCGTTGAAGGCATACCCACGTTACAGGACCTTGGGTATTCCGAGGATTACGAAACTCGTCGTCGATTTAGGGCGGCCGCTTCAAGTGCAGAGGCTCTTGATGTTTGGATGAAAGAATGGGTCATTAATACTACGCATCAATCATATCTTGAGAAAATTGGTAATAGTCGTCTGGAGAAATTACGGTATGCAATAAATAGCAGCAAAAACGCTTCGTGTGATTCTGACGCAGCTGCTGATGTTGTGGAAGAGGAGGAATCCGCAACAAGTAGTGAATTACTAATAATTAACGCGTCGAGGGTAATTCGAGAGAAGGTATCTTCTGGAGGTTTTTCTACGCTTCTTGCAGGGATCGGGACAGCTCATCTAGCAAGCTGGCTTGCAAAATACTTAGATAAGGATCGGCTGTTTCAATGGGAACTTTTAACTGAAACCGGATTTTACGGTTACTATCCTAAACTAGGTGACTCGTATATCTTCAACTATGCGAATATTCCAACAAGTAAAATGCAATCGCATTTTCTAGATATCCTCGGATGCATCGTAGGTAGTGATGATTCTCGGTGTCTTGGCCTATTGGGTGCGGCACAAGTCGATCAGTTTGGCAATATTAACTCTACCAAAATTCCAGAGAAAAACCTTTTCTTAACAAGCGGTGGTGGATCAAATGATGTTGCCACAACCGCAGGTGAAGTAATTATTGTCATAACTCATTCTCCCAAACGAATGGTTAGTAAGGTTTCTTTTGTAACCGGCAATGGTGATAAAGTCAGAACCATCGTCACAGATAAGGGAATTTTGCAGCGGAGTAGTGTTCATGAAACGTTTAAATTAACAGGTTGTTTTGTCCCGAAGGGCAAAAGCCTGGAAACGGCTATTAACGAGGCGAAAATGGAATGTGGATGGGATTTGAATGTAAGTGATAAGGTGATTGTCATTCCAGCACCATCCAGAGAAGAACTAAAGTGTTTAAGAGCACTTGATCCCAAGAGCGATATTATAAAATAA
- a CDS encoding thiolase family protein, giving the protein MNEVVIVSAVRTAIGTIGGTLRDIPPQELGAIVIKEAVRRAGLNPTSVDEVIMGWSRQTTEASNIARVCSLLAGIPEEASAYTVHRQCAASLQAISNGTQQIQTGRAKVVVAGGTESLSRAPYYLKNARFGYSAGDGVLVDSLTEAGPGGQPSAIYGSVSMGDTAENVAEKYNISREDQDKFAFQSQERCRRSLAAGIFKDEIVPVEIKTRKGTVFFDTDEGPRVSTLEKLASLKPVFKKGGSVTAGNSCGRNDAAAAVVLMSADKAKELGLKPWARIVTDAAVGVPPQIMGIGPIPAVRKALRQAGLNLSDIDLIELNEAFASQSLAVIRELKFDMEKTNVNGGAIGLGHPIGATGARLMTTLLYEMLRRKSRYGMVTLCIGGGQGMATIIERLD; this is encoded by the coding sequence ATGAATGAAGTCGTTATTGTCAGTGCTGTAAGAACGGCGATTGGAACAATAGGCGGTACTCTCAGAGATATACCGCCTCAGGAATTGGGCGCGATTGTAATTAAAGAAGCTGTTAGAAGGGCTGGTTTAAATCCGACGTCGGTGGATGAAGTGATTATGGGCTGGTCCCGTCAGACCACGGAAGCTTCGAATATTGCTCGTGTCTGTTCACTATTAGCAGGAATTCCAGAAGAGGCATCTGCTTATACAGTACATCGTCAATGCGCAGCCAGTCTGCAAGCGATTAGCAATGGAACTCAGCAAATTCAGACAGGAAGAGCTAAAGTGGTTGTAGCTGGAGGAACTGAAAGTTTGAGTCGAGCACCCTATTATCTAAAAAATGCACGCTTTGGGTATAGCGCTGGGGACGGAGTATTAGTTGATTCCTTAACAGAAGCAGGTCCAGGGGGGCAACCTTCGGCAATTTACGGGAGCGTTTCGATGGGTGATACAGCAGAAAATGTAGCTGAAAAATATAATATTTCACGGGAGGATCAGGACAAATTTGCATTTCAGAGTCAAGAACGGTGTCGAAGATCTTTAGCGGCAGGAATTTTTAAAGATGAAATTGTTCCTGTTGAGATCAAGACGCGTAAAGGTACGGTATTTTTTGATACGGATGAAGGTCCCAGAGTTTCCACGCTGGAAAAACTAGCAAGTTTAAAACCAGTCTTTAAGAAAGGTGGATCGGTTACGGCTGGGAATTCTTGTGGACGCAATGATGCAGCTGCAGCAGTGGTTTTGATGTCAGCGGATAAAGCAAAAGAACTTGGACTTAAGCCTTGGGCTAGAATTGTTACGGATGCAGCTGTCGGAGTACCTCCGCAAATCATGGGTATTGGTCCCATACCTGCAGTTCGTAAGGCCTTAAGGCAAGCGGGGCTTAATCTAAGCGATATAGACTTAATTGAGCTGAATGAAGCGTTTGCTTCACAATCTCTGGCAGTTATACGTGAATTAAAATTTGACATGGAGAAAACGAATGTCAATGGTGGTGCCATCGGTTTAGGACATCCTATTGGGGCAACCGGGGCTCGTTTAATGACGACGCTTTTGTATGAAATGCTTCGACGTAAGTCCCGCTATGGGATGGTTACTCTCTGCATTGGCGGCGGACAGGGAATGGCAACCATTATAGAAAGGTTAGATTAA
- a CDS encoding 3-hydroxyacyl-CoA dehydrogenase family protein yields MNIEKICVVGAGNMGHQIALCAALAGYKVACTDISQEMLNKSEGFARSYLPERVAKGKLTQDQADEAMANIFFTKTLEEAAGDVDFVIEAAVEKIDIKRQLFADLDRITPPHAILATNSSYIVSSKVAGATKRPEKVCNMHFFNPALVMKLVEVVQGPHTSVETAQITMNLCKTMGKTGILLQKEIYGFVVNRILTAIFNEALFLNDMGIASHEEIDIAVTNALGHPMGPFRLMDLTGIDLSYYKAMERYRETHDPRDKPSPIVVEKFIKGEWGKKTKKGYYSYE; encoded by the coding sequence TTGAACATAGAAAAAATATGTGTTGTGGGCGCGGGTAATATGGGTCATCAAATTGCTTTATGTGCAGCTTTAGCTGGGTATAAGGTGGCTTGCACTGACATTAGCCAGGAAATGTTGAATAAATCGGAAGGTTTTGCCCGCAGCTACTTACCAGAGCGAGTTGCAAAAGGGAAATTGACTCAAGACCAAGCGGATGAGGCAATGGCAAATATTTTCTTTACTAAAACTTTAGAAGAAGCGGCTGGAGATGTAGATTTTGTAATTGAGGCGGCTGTTGAGAAAATCGATATTAAGCGCCAGCTTTTTGCTGATTTAGACAGAATTACTCCTCCACATGCAATTTTGGCAACCAATAGTTCTTATATTGTCAGCTCGAAGGTTGCTGGTGCCACAAAGAGGCCAGAAAAAGTATGTAATATGCACTTTTTTAATCCTGCTTTAGTCATGAAATTAGTGGAAGTTGTCCAAGGTCCACATACTTCTGTAGAAACGGCACAAATAACAATGAACCTGTGTAAAACAATGGGTAAGACCGGGATTTTACTTCAGAAAGAAATCTATGGCTTTGTGGTTAACCGAATCTTGACCGCTATCTTCAACGAAGCATTGTTTCTAAATGATATGGGAATTGCAAGTCATGAGGAGATCGACATTGCGGTCACCAATGCTTTAGGACATCCGATGGGACCATTTCGCTTGATGGATTTAACAGGGATTGATCTTTCATACTATAAGGCGATGGAACGCTATCGAGAAACACATGATCCCAGAGATAAACCCTCTCCAATAGTCGTTGAGAAATTTATTAAAGGAGAATGGGGTAAAAAAACTAAAAAAGGATATTACTCTTATGAATAA
- a CDS encoding acyl-CoA dehydrogenase family protein produces the protein MKNNNVDIVAKTKQFCKEYLKPIAKELDKNYRFPTELLGLMKKEGFWGINQPVEYGGGGYDNVQACKVIEEIAKVSAGVAMSIHGHWSVTDALVKFGTDSQKKKYFPSLLNGEKIAAFCVSEIQAGSDAASITSTAVKHGDGWLINGPKWFCTNGGLADIYLLAFKTDPQAGSKGISLFIVEKGTAGFDIGEPQEKMGCRSSVITGLTFKNCLIPAENIIGNVNGGFKLIMHALNSGRLEMAAMGLGIAKASFAEAKKYANRRVAFGKPLTALYSIQEMLSDMYVKIQAAKLIVEDAARKRDSGDNYSLESSVAKLFVAQVVNEVCYKALQVFGGHGYMQYNNIERYARDGRVMDIGVGTTEVLKMVVGNVVSKIKDVD, from the coding sequence TTGAAGAATAATAACGTTGATATTGTTGCTAAAACAAAACAGTTTTGTAAGGAATATCTCAAACCCATCGCAAAGGAATTGGATAAAAATTATCGGTTTCCAACAGAGCTGTTAGGCTTAATGAAAAAGGAAGGCTTTTGGGGAATTAATCAGCCAGTGGAATATGGCGGTGGAGGGTATGATAATGTACAAGCTTGTAAAGTTATTGAAGAAATCGCCAAAGTAAGTGCCGGAGTAGCCATGAGCATTCACGGTCATTGGTCTGTTACCGATGCATTGGTTAAGTTCGGAACAGATTCTCAAAAGAAAAAATACTTTCCCAGTCTTTTAAATGGTGAGAAAATAGCAGCATTTTGTGTTAGTGAAATACAGGCTGGGTCCGATGCAGCCTCGATCACTTCAACCGCGGTAAAACATGGCGATGGATGGTTAATAAACGGACCAAAATGGTTCTGCACAAACGGGGGACTGGCAGATATTTATTTGCTTGCGTTTAAAACGGATCCACAGGCTGGTAGTAAAGGCATAAGTCTTTTTATTGTTGAAAAAGGCACTGCTGGGTTTGATATTGGTGAACCCCAGGAAAAGATGGGTTGTAGAAGCTCGGTGATTACAGGGTTAACATTTAAAAATTGTCTAATCCCTGCTGAAAACATCATCGGTAATGTTAATGGAGGATTTAAACTAATAATGCATGCCCTGAACTCAGGTCGATTGGAGATGGCTGCTATGGGTTTAGGAATTGCCAAAGCCTCATTTGCAGAAGCAAAAAAATACGCCAATCGACGTGTTGCCTTTGGCAAACCACTAACAGCTCTTTATTCTATACAAGAAATGTTATCTGATATGTATGTTAAGATCCAAGCAGCAAAACTAATCGTAGAGGATGCCGCCAGAAAACGGGATAGCGGTGATAATTATTCTTTAGAATCGTCAGTTGCCAAGCTATTTGTTGCTCAGGTAGTTAATGAAGTTTGCTATAAGGCCTTGCAAGTATTCGGCGGGCATGGATACATGCAATATAATAATATTGAACGTTATGCTAGAGACGGTCGTGTAATGGATATCGGTGTTGGTACCACAGAAGTGCTCAAGATGGTGGTAGGAAACGTAGTTTCTAAAATTAAGGATGTTGACTAA
- the menB gene encoding 1,4-dihydroxy-2-naphthoyl-CoA synthase, with translation MNFEDIIYEKYEGRAKITINRPQKLNAFTNQTLHEMIEALIDAWTDKSVGAVILTGVGDRAFCTGGDQSIRSKDGYAIEESGEGFQGLSKLPLSNNHSLLLQTIRTIPKPVIAMVNGYAIGGGHVIHVVCDLTVASANAIFGQAGPRVGSFDAGYGSAFLARVVGEKKAREIWYLCEKYTAQDALAMGLVNRVVEQDRLSEEVEKICDSLISKSPTALAALKASFNADTESMWGIHTVAGLALNLYYNTDEAVEGRNAFMEKRPPDFKKFRS, from the coding sequence GTGAATTTTGAAGACATAATTTATGAGAAGTATGAGGGGCGAGCAAAGATCACCATCAATCGACCACAGAAGCTGAATGCGTTTACAAACCAAACATTACACGAAATGATCGAGGCATTAATCGATGCATGGACAGATAAGTCCGTCGGAGCAGTTATCTTGACTGGCGTTGGTGATCGCGCTTTCTGTACAGGTGGAGATCAATCGATTAGAAGTAAAGATGGCTACGCTATTGAGGAAAGCGGCGAGGGTTTTCAGGGACTAAGTAAACTCCCCCTATCCAACAACCATTCTCTCCTGTTACAGACCATTAGAACAATACCAAAACCCGTAATTGCTATGGTCAATGGCTATGCTATAGGTGGCGGACACGTTATACACGTTGTTTGTGATCTAACGGTTGCCTCAGCGAATGCAATATTTGGGCAAGCAGGTCCACGGGTAGGCAGCTTCGACGCAGGGTACGGCTCTGCATTCTTAGCCAGAGTTGTTGGTGAGAAGAAGGCCAGGGAAATCTGGTATCTCTGTGAGAAATATACCGCTCAAGACGCTTTAGCGATGGGATTGGTGAACCGTGTAGTAGAACAAGATAGACTGTCAGAGGAGGTAGAAAAAATCTGCGATAGTCTGATAAGTAAGAGCCCTACCGCACTTGCTGCGTTAAAAGCATCTTTCAATGCTGATACCGAGTCCATGTGGGGGATTCATACGGTTGCTGGCTTGGCCTTGAATTTATATTACAATACCGACGAGGCTGTGGAAGGCCGTAATGCGTTTATGGAAAAACGCCCACCTGATTTCAAAAAATTCCGAAGTTAA
- a CDS encoding sigma 54-interacting transcriptional regulator, which yields MKEIMNTSVVTILSSQLIGQAIKLVRHSKLHAIFVVDDNGILVGMLTLSNLFDALIRGQSLEEPIEGCYLPKNKIVFFPKNKEFSNLAQVREWLLNAKVSETPVIDDDGRPIGVVTGACVINALLKEITGLYEHIYSLLKVVPTGILAVNENNVITVSNQLSEKLLGLEANQLIGRDLKDIIPEVNLVNRRPQKIKRNTTSILAASSPISLEPICGHIVVMYDATDVERMAQEVESIKRLQSTFETIINTAYEGLLVTNDEGKVILANPSFEQLSKKSSCELIGQDASTIIKGFDSISTIKRDFDIESINGHSVIASYMPIKGAPEVSGGVLRVIYRNLDQLQDVMREFQKLKNSLSYYKDELYKLNGTQYTLDSIITTHNKAMIEAKRVATKAADCLSNVLILGESGTGKELFTHAIHNASTRCKEPFIKVNCSAIPAELAESELFGYAPGAFTGAAKHGKMGKFELANGGTIFLDEIGDMPLQLQSKLLRVIQDREIEVVGGTKTVPIDVRIIAATNKDLKQLVNEKLFREDLYYRLNVICLNLPPLRERKEEIELLANSFLLKFNKSQSKHYKGITPDVIEAFKHYSWPGNIRELQNAIERAVSLGMKSWLTWDDFRDTLEQGQNVLVSRPKTTERSNVKDSGDKIKLRESLQQQETELIRWALNECLGSRVKAAKLLGISRSTFYEKLKKACIN from the coding sequence ATGAAGGAGATTATGAATACGTCTGTCGTCACTATTTTGTCCTCACAGTTAATAGGCCAAGCCATTAAGTTAGTCCGCCATAGTAAGTTACACGCTATTTTTGTTGTTGACGATAATGGAATCTTAGTCGGAATGCTGACTCTTTCAAATCTTTTTGATGCCTTGATACGAGGGCAAAGCCTTGAAGAACCTATTGAGGGATGTTACCTTCCTAAGAACAAGATCGTTTTTTTCCCAAAGAACAAAGAGTTTTCAAATCTAGCCCAAGTTCGAGAATGGTTGTTAAATGCTAAGGTCTCAGAGACACCCGTTATCGATGATGATGGACGCCCTATTGGAGTAGTAACAGGAGCGTGTGTAATTAACGCCTTACTAAAAGAAATAACGGGATTGTACGAGCATATTTATTCTTTACTAAAGGTAGTTCCGACAGGGATTTTAGCAGTAAATGAGAACAATGTTATTACAGTGAGCAATCAACTCTCAGAAAAATTGTTAGGGTTAGAAGCAAATCAACTTATTGGTCGAGACCTTAAGGATATTATTCCTGAAGTAAATTTAGTAAATAGAAGGCCACAAAAAATAAAACGTAACACTACGAGCATTTTGGCTGCCTCAAGTCCAATTTCCCTAGAGCCAATTTGTGGACATATCGTGGTAATGTATGATGCAACTGATGTTGAACGAATGGCACAAGAGGTTGAAAGTATAAAGAGACTACAAAGCACATTTGAAACAATTATAAATACTGCTTATGAAGGTTTATTGGTAACAAACGATGAGGGCAAGGTCATTCTAGCAAATCCTTCCTTCGAACAACTGAGTAAAAAGAGCAGTTGCGAATTGATAGGTCAAGATGCTTCGACTATTATAAAAGGATTTGACTCAATCTCAACAATCAAACGAGATTTTGACATAGAAAGTATTAATGGACATTCGGTGATTGCCTCCTATATGCCTATTAAAGGTGCTCCTGAGGTTTCTGGGGGGGTTTTGCGAGTGATATATCGAAATCTGGATCAGCTTCAGGATGTTATGAGAGAATTTCAAAAACTGAAAAATAGTCTTAGTTATTATAAAGATGAATTATATAAACTAAATGGTACTCAATATACCTTAGATTCTATCATTACCACACATAACAAAGCGATGATAGAAGCCAAAAGGGTTGCTACTAAAGCGGCTGATTGTTTATCGAATGTCCTGATTTTGGGCGAAAGTGGCACAGGAAAAGAATTGTTTACTCACGCTATTCATAATGCAAGTACAAGGTGTAAAGAACCTTTTATAAAGGTGAATTGTTCAGCCATTCCAGCTGAACTTGCGGAATCTGAGCTTTTTGGCTATGCACCAGGGGCGTTTACGGGTGCGGCTAAGCATGGGAAAATGGGGAAATTCGAGTTAGCCAATGGCGGAACGATTTTTTTGGATGAGATAGGGGATATGCCTTTACAATTACAAAGTAAACTCCTAAGAGTCATACAGGATCGAGAAATCGAAGTGGTGGGAGGAACTAAAACAGTGCCCATTGACGTCCGAATTATTGCTGCCACCAATAAGGATTTAAAGCAATTGGTTAATGAAAAACTCTTTCGCGAGGATCTCTATTACCGTTTAAATGTAATATGTTTAAATTTGCCGCCCTTACGTGAGCGCAAAGAAGAGATTGAATTGCTAGCTAACAGCTTCCTGTTGAAGTTTAACAAATCACAAAGCAAACACTATAAGGGTATAACTCCAGATGTAATAGAAGCTTTTAAGCACTACTCGTGGCCAGGAAATATAAGGGAATTACAAAATGCTATTGAGAGAGCTGTTAGCTTGGGGATGAAGAGCTGGCTTACTTGGGATGATTTTCGGGATACTCTTGAACAGGGACAAAATGTTTTAGTTTCTCGTCCAAAAACAACTGAGCGAAGTAATGTTAAAGATAGTGGCGATAAAATTAAATTACGAGAGAGCTTACAACAACAGGAAACGGAATTAATTCGTTGGGCGTTAAATGAATGTCTTGGCAGCAGAGTAAAAGCAGCCAAGCTTTTAGGGATAAGCCGCTCTACTTTTTATGAAAAACTTAAAAAGGCCTGCATCAATTGA